A stretch of the Amycolatopsis sp. BJA-103 genome encodes the following:
- the groL gene encoding chaperonin GroEL (60 kDa chaperone family; promotes refolding of misfolded polypeptides especially under stressful conditions; forms two stacked rings of heptamers to form a barrel-shaped 14mer; ends can be capped by GroES; misfolded proteins enter the barrel where they are refolded when GroES binds), producing MAKELRFGSDARDLLLAGVDKLAEAVKSTLGPKGRNVIIEKITGSPVVTNDGVTIAREIHLKNQFENMGAQLVKEAAIKTNDVVGDGTTTATVLAQAIIRAGMQAIGRGGNPVLVKRGIDHAVGRLVDHLEKQARPVVSEQDFARVAAISANDDDAVGEVIAKALHTVGEGGVVTVEESASLGMSVDFVEGFEFDNGYLSPYLVTDPGRLEAVLEDPYILMCSEKITQVQQLMPLLDKVMRAPRPLVVIGETVEGTALSMLVHNHVNGTFQSVAVRAPGFGDRRLHKLEDLAAVVGGAVLSRQAGFSLETMTLEHLGRARQVRVTENKTTIVGGAGSAEAIDFRVGQLRAELERAQFGVDEEVLTERIGALTGKVAVVRVGAATPAELKELQHRVEDALSATRAAMAEGIVAGGGAALLHAEKALDDLGLDGDYAIGAEIVRQALSEPAYLIAFNAGHPAHEIVARTRELGDDEGFDALNDRYGDMIELGVVDPLRVCRSAVQNGASVAGLLLTTNSLIAEEQTPWGGSAALMTEFGPLDGGLHQPSPDASTPQSLGMGPSVG from the coding sequence ATGGCCAAGGAACTGCGTTTCGGCTCGGACGCCCGCGACCTCCTCCTCGCGGGGGTCGACAAGCTGGCGGAGGCGGTGAAGTCGACGCTGGGACCCAAGGGGCGCAACGTGATCATCGAGAAGATCACCGGCTCGCCCGTGGTGACCAACGACGGCGTCACCATCGCGCGGGAGATCCACCTCAAGAACCAGTTCGAGAACATGGGCGCGCAACTGGTCAAGGAGGCGGCGATCAAGACCAACGACGTGGTCGGCGACGGGACCACCACGGCGACGGTGCTGGCACAGGCGATCATCCGCGCGGGGATGCAGGCCATCGGCCGCGGCGGGAATCCCGTACTGGTCAAACGTGGTATCGACCACGCCGTCGGAAGGCTCGTCGACCATCTGGAGAAGCAGGCGCGCCCGGTGGTGTCCGAACAGGACTTCGCGCGGGTCGCGGCCATCTCGGCCAATGACGACGATGCTGTCGGCGAGGTCATCGCGAAGGCGCTGCACACGGTCGGAGAGGGCGGCGTGGTGACCGTCGAGGAGTCGGCGTCGCTCGGGATGAGCGTCGATTTCGTCGAGGGCTTCGAATTCGACAACGGCTATCTCTCGCCGTACCTGGTCACCGACCCGGGACGGCTGGAGGCGGTGCTCGAAGATCCGTACATCCTCATGTGCAGCGAGAAGATCACCCAGGTCCAGCAGCTGATGCCGTTGCTGGACAAGGTGATGCGGGCGCCGAGGCCCCTGGTCGTGATCGGAGAGACGGTCGAGGGGACCGCGCTGTCGATGCTGGTGCACAACCACGTCAACGGCACCTTCCAGTCGGTGGCCGTGCGCGCCCCGGGCTTCGGTGACCGGCGGTTGCACAAGCTGGAGGACCTCGCGGCCGTCGTCGGTGGTGCGGTGCTTTCGCGGCAGGCCGGGTTCTCGCTGGAGACGATGACGCTCGAACACCTGGGGCGCGCCAGGCAGGTCCGGGTCACCGAGAACAAGACGACCATCGTGGGCGGGGCCGGTTCCGCCGAGGCGATCGACTTCCGGGTCGGGCAACTGCGGGCCGAACTCGAGCGTGCGCAGTTCGGTGTGGACGAAGAGGTGCTGACGGAACGGATCGGCGCGCTGACCGGCAAGGTCGCCGTCGTCCGAGTCGGTGCGGCCACCCCGGCCGAACTCAAGGAACTCCAGCACCGGGTGGAGGACGCGCTGTCGGCGACCCGGGCCGCGATGGCCGAAGGCATCGTCGCGGGCGGCGGCGCGGCGCTGCTGCACGCGGAGAAGGCGCTGGACGACCTCGGGCTGGACGGTGACTACGCGATCGGCGCCGAGATCGTGCGCCAGGCGCTGAGCGAACCGGCGTACCTCATCGCGTTCAACGCCGGGCATCCCGCGCACGAGATCGTCGCTAGGACCAGGGAATTGGGCGACGACGAAGGTTTCGACGCCCTGAACGACCGCTACGGCGACATGATCGAACTGGGCGTCGTCGATCCGTTGCGGGTCTGCCGGTCGGCGGTGCAGAACGGTGCCTCGGTGGCGGGGCTGCTGCTGACGACGAACTCGCTGATCGCCGAGGAACAGACACCGTGGGGCGGGAGCGCGGCACTGATGACCGAATTCGGGCCGCTGGACGGCGGGTTGCACCAGCCGTCGCCGGATGCCAGCACACCACAGTCGCTGGGGATGGGGCCGTCGGTGGGCTAA
- a CDS encoding helix-turn-helix domain-containing protein gives MPIVVRIDVELAKRKMSVGEFAELVGLTPANVAVLKNGRAKAVRFSTLEAMCRVLECQPGDLLEWVDEEP, from the coding sequence ATGCCGATCGTCGTCCGCATCGACGTCGAGCTGGCCAAGCGCAAGATGAGTGTCGGCGAGTTCGCCGAGCTCGTCGGGCTCACCCCGGCGAACGTGGCGGTGCTGAAGAACGGCCGCGCCAAGGCCGTCCGGTTCAGCACCCTGGAAGCCATGTGCCGGGTCCTCGAATGCCAGCCCGGCGACCTGCTCGAATGGGTGGACGAGGAGCCTTAG
- a CDS encoding DUF2975 domain-containing protein — protein MLTAQRAVAPLRVFLVVLFGILVLFQTMSLPSQFAYMARHDPDMAYLRWPATAVSVFWVLCVQVVIVATWQLLTLVKKDRIFTEASLRWVDAIVWAILAGWVVLASVFLYVGFNAGDPALPLLLFLALVGVAVLGLLMIVLRTLLRQATTLRSDLEQVI, from the coding sequence ATGCTGACAGCGCAGCGGGCGGTCGCGCCCCTCAGAGTGTTCCTCGTGGTGTTGTTCGGGATCCTGGTCCTCTTCCAGACCATGTCCCTGCCCAGCCAGTTCGCGTACATGGCCCGGCATGACCCGGACATGGCGTATCTGCGCTGGCCCGCGACGGCCGTCTCCGTCTTCTGGGTGCTCTGCGTCCAGGTCGTGATCGTCGCCACCTGGCAGCTGCTCACCCTGGTCAAGAAGGACCGGATCTTCACCGAAGCGTCCCTGAGGTGGGTGGACGCCATCGTGTGGGCGATCCTCGCCGGCTGGGTGGTGCTGGCGAGTGTGTTCCTCTACGTCGGCTTCAACGCCGGTGATCCGGCTCTGCCGCTGCTGTTGTTCCTGGCGTTGGTCGGCGTCGCCGTGCTGGGCCTCCTCATGATCGTGCTGCGCACGTTGCTGCGGCAGGCCACCACGCTGCGCTCCGATCTGGAACAGGTGATCTGA
- a CDS encoding VOC family protein translates to MASRLNPYISFAGDARQAMEFYKSVFGGELTLNTFGESGMAGSPVEDQIMHSQLDSPGGYTIMASDTPPGMEHKPGTNLSVSLSGDDGEELRGYWEKLSADGTVSVPFEKQMWGDEFGACTDKFGISWMVNVIQG, encoded by the coding sequence GTGGCTTCCCGTCTCAACCCTTACATCAGCTTCGCCGGCGATGCCCGGCAGGCGATGGAATTCTACAAGTCGGTGTTCGGCGGAGAACTGACGCTGAACACGTTCGGCGAGTCCGGTATGGCGGGTTCGCCCGTGGAGGACCAGATCATGCACAGCCAGCTCGATTCCCCTGGCGGCTACACGATCATGGCCTCGGACACACCGCCGGGAATGGAGCACAAGCCGGGCACCAACCTGTCGGTCAGCCTCAGCGGTGATGACGGGGAGGAATTGCGCGGATACTGGGAGAAACTCTCCGCCGACGGCACCGTTTCGGTGCCGTTCGAAAAGCAGATGTGGGGTGACGAATTCGGTGCCTGCACCGACAAGTTCGGCATCTCCTGGATGGTGAACGTCATTCAAGGCTAG
- a CDS encoding dihydrofolate reductase family protein, with protein sequence MIEPQTAGGKVLWHFTMSLDGFVAGPGHGMDWMAGITSRPTLIDEYATTTGAVLGGRDGWDAYPDPSGIYGGAWKGPLFVLTHHPEDATPTEGVTFLNCGPAEAVRIGLEAANGKNLEVFSPDIGRQLLELRLIDEIDLHIAPVLLGDGIRLYDNPGGTPIHLRALGQEDPRGTIDVRCEPV encoded by the coding sequence ATGATCGAACCACAGACCGCGGGCGGGAAAGTGCTCTGGCACTTCACGATGTCCCTCGACGGCTTCGTCGCGGGACCGGGCCACGGCATGGACTGGATGGCGGGCATCACGTCCCGGCCGACCCTGATCGACGAATACGCCACGACCACCGGCGCCGTCCTCGGCGGCCGCGACGGCTGGGACGCCTACCCCGACCCGAGCGGTATCTACGGCGGCGCCTGGAAAGGACCGCTCTTCGTCCTCACCCACCATCCCGAGGACGCGACTCCCACGGAGGGCGTCACGTTCCTGAACTGCGGCCCGGCCGAAGCGGTCCGGATCGGACTGGAGGCGGCGAACGGGAAGAACCTCGAAGTGTTCTCTCCCGACATCGGCCGTCAACTGCTGGAACTGCGGCTGATCGACGAGATCGACCTGCACATCGCGCCGGTCCTGCTCGGCGACGGCATCCGGCTGTACGACAATCCCGGTGGGACACCGATTCACTTGCGGGCACTCGGGCAAGAAGACCCGCGCGGCACCATCGATGTTCGCTGCGAGCCGGTCTAG
- a CDS encoding winged helix-turn-helix transcriptional regulator: MAEPARSGCPINAAIEAFGDSWSLLVLRDIMFGTRRYFRELLAGSEEGIASNILADRLKRLVKAGLLTREDAGPGKRAAYSLTEASIQLVPVFAQLGSWGLSHRPTTKRLRVRAELLAAGGPELWAEFMTELRVVHLGAPAPEQDGPGVLERLAAAYQGAL; this comes from the coding sequence ATGGCGGAACCCGCCCGTTCGGGCTGTCCGATCAACGCCGCGATCGAGGCGTTCGGCGACAGCTGGAGCCTGCTCGTGCTGCGGGACATCATGTTCGGCACGCGGCGCTATTTCCGGGAACTGCTCGCCGGATCCGAAGAGGGGATCGCCTCCAACATCCTGGCCGACAGGCTGAAGCGGCTGGTCAAGGCCGGCCTGCTGACCCGTGAGGACGCCGGTCCCGGCAAGCGGGCCGCGTACAGCCTGACCGAGGCGTCGATCCAGCTGGTGCCCGTGTTCGCCCAGCTCGGTTCGTGGGGGCTCAGCCATCGGCCGACCACGAAGCGCTTGAGGGTGCGGGCCGAACTGCTCGCCGCGGGCGGGCCGGAACTATGGGCGGAGTTCATGACCGAACTGCGGGTCGTCCATCTCGGCGCTCCGGCGCCGGAGCAGGATGGGCCGGGCGTGCTGGAGCGTCTCGCGGCCGCCTATCAGGGAGCCCTCTGA
- a CDS encoding MmcQ/YjbR family DNA-binding protein encodes MVTGDDVRRIASELPRAYEALVRDRVKFRVGRIVFLSLSPDETVLGFGYPKEEREALVTGEPDKFMLPNPADMRYRWVHVRLSAIDYEELRELIVDAWRMCVPKKVWAEYRERNPH; translated from the coding sequence ATGGTAACCGGGGATGACGTCAGGAGGATCGCTTCGGAGCTGCCCCGCGCCTATGAGGCGCTGGTCCGCGACCGGGTGAAGTTCCGCGTGGGGCGAATCGTGTTCCTTTCGCTGTCACCTGACGAAACCGTGCTGGGATTCGGCTATCCCAAAGAAGAGCGGGAAGCGCTGGTGACAGGTGAGCCGGACAAGTTCATGTTGCCGAATCCGGCCGATATGCGCTATCGGTGGGTTCACGTCCGGCTGTCCGCGATCGATTACGAGGAGTTACGAGAGCTGATCGTCGACGCGTGGCGAATGTGCGTGCCGAAGAAGGTCTGGGCGGAATACCGGGAAAGGAACCCGCACTGA
- a CDS encoding NB-ARC domain-containing protein, whose protein sequence is MGRPERPLDGSTGPIAAFAHDLRVLRNRAGNPSYRELARTALFAPSVLSSAASGHRLPTLAVTMAFVSACGGDRAAWERRWRSVAGQTGGGVEVREERPPAPATAEIPADGAQVLASGVIHLARPAQLPMGSRTFVGREGDLAGAAEMIGATGPVKVPLLVSGPIGVGKTAFALRLAEEVAADFPDGQLYADLSNSGTGGRSANGIVRGFLRALGVPAHLVPDDPMQRIGLYRSLLAERRLFVLLAGVSDEGQVRPLLGQAPHSQVVVTSRARLLGLEDTNRVELDTFSRRESLALIGRIAGPSRVRAEQDATDTIAELCGDLPLAVNIVGRKIAARPEWAIAYTAGQLADRERLMDSLSVGDVNVRDRFSSAYEHLSPAGREAIHHFGQSGAGWTTSIGIAAAMGIMIETADELLESVVDAGLLQRANVAGRYAVSRLVSAFAAERQREPDPFAAAVPMAGRRARKNAFESLRHDAVRTLPGGSSEG, encoded by the coding sequence ATGGGCAGACCCGAGCGACCGTTGGACGGCTCCACTGGTCCGATCGCCGCATTCGCTCATGATCTGCGGGTGTTACGTAACCGAGCGGGAAACCCGAGCTACCGGGAACTCGCCAGAACGGCGCTGTTCGCGCCCTCCGTACTGTCCAGCGCCGCCAGCGGCCACCGGCTGCCCACCCTGGCGGTGACAATGGCGTTCGTCTCCGCGTGCGGCGGAGATCGTGCGGCGTGGGAACGACGCTGGAGGAGTGTCGCCGGGCAAACAGGTGGTGGCGTCGAGGTACGCGAGGAGCGTCCGCCCGCGCCCGCGACTGCCGAGATCCCGGCGGATGGCGCACAGGTGCTGGCATCCGGGGTCATCCACCTCGCCCGTCCGGCCCAGCTTCCCATGGGGTCCAGGACTTTCGTCGGCAGGGAAGGGGATTTGGCCGGTGCCGCCGAGATGATCGGGGCGACCGGCCCGGTCAAGGTGCCGCTCCTGGTCAGCGGTCCGATCGGGGTGGGTAAAACGGCTTTCGCCTTGCGGCTGGCCGAAGAGGTGGCCGCGGACTTCCCGGACGGGCAGCTCTACGCCGATCTGAGCAACAGCGGAACCGGCGGCCGGTCGGCGAACGGGATCGTGCGCGGCTTCCTGCGCGCGCTCGGCGTACCGGCGCATCTCGTGCCCGACGACCCGATGCAGCGGATCGGGCTGTACCGGTCCTTGCTGGCGGAACGCAGGTTGTTCGTTCTCCTGGCCGGCGTGAGCGACGAGGGGCAGGTGCGCCCGCTGCTGGGCCAGGCCCCGCACAGCCAGGTCGTGGTGACCAGCCGCGCCCGGCTGCTCGGCTTGGAGGACACGAACCGTGTCGAGCTGGATACGTTCTCGCGTAGGGAATCACTGGCGTTGATCGGCCGGATCGCCGGACCGAGCCGGGTGCGCGCCGAGCAAGACGCCACCGACACGATCGCCGAACTGTGCGGGGATCTTCCGCTGGCGGTCAACATCGTCGGCCGCAAGATCGCCGCGCGTCCCGAGTGGGCGATCGCGTACACGGCGGGGCAGCTCGCCGATCGCGAACGGCTCATGGACAGCCTCAGCGTCGGTGACGTCAACGTCCGGGACCGGTTCAGTTCCGCGTACGAACACCTGTCACCCGCCGGACGCGAGGCCATCCACCACTTCGGGCAGAGCGGGGCGGGCTGGACGACGTCGATCGGCATCGCCGCGGCGATGGGCATCATGATCGAGACCGCCGACGAGCTCCTGGAGTCCGTCGTGGACGCCGGGCTTCTCCAGCGCGCCAACGTCGCCGGCCGGTACGCGGTGTCCCGCTTGGTCAGCGCGTTCGCCGCGGAACGGCAACGGGAACCGGATCCGTTCGCCGCCGCCGTGCCGATGGCGGGCCGCCGGGCGCGGAAGAACGCCTTCGAATCGCTGCGCCACGACGCCGTGCGCACCCTGCCGGGCGGCTCGTCCGAAGGGTGA
- a CDS encoding SDR family oxidoreductase, producing MADKLRPPQQQEPPGVTSEMDPPPRDSMEDYEGRDLLRGKRALITGGDSGIGRAVAIAFAKEGADVAIAYLNEHEDAKYTEERVRAEGRECLLLPGDLAEAAQCREIVARTVDELGGLDILVNNVATQWPVDSPEELTDEQWTHTFDVNIHSFFRVTDAALPHLKKGAAIINTGSVNGLRGNKSLIDYSATKGAVHAWTYAMAQALADRGVRINCVAPGPVWTPLIPSTFPPEKVEKFGLQVPFERAAHPDDLAPSYVFLASNRLSSYYSGEVIAALGGETTPG from the coding sequence ATGGCTGACAAGTTACGACCGCCGCAGCAGCAGGAGCCGCCGGGCGTGACGTCGGAGATGGACCCGCCGCCTCGTGACTCCATGGAGGACTACGAGGGCCGCGACCTGTTGCGCGGCAAGCGCGCGCTCATCACCGGCGGCGACTCCGGGATCGGCAGGGCGGTCGCCATCGCCTTCGCGAAGGAGGGCGCCGACGTCGCGATCGCCTACCTCAACGAGCACGAGGACGCGAAGTACACCGAGGAGCGCGTCCGGGCCGAGGGCCGCGAATGTCTTCTCCTGCCGGGCGACTTGGCCGAGGCCGCCCAGTGCCGCGAGATCGTCGCTCGGACCGTGGACGAGCTCGGAGGTCTGGACATCCTGGTCAACAACGTCGCCACGCAGTGGCCGGTCGACTCCCCGGAGGAACTCACCGACGAGCAGTGGACGCACACCTTCGACGTGAACATCCACAGCTTCTTCCGGGTGACCGACGCCGCGTTGCCGCATCTGAAGAAAGGCGCGGCGATCATCAACACCGGCTCGGTGAACGGCCTTCGCGGCAACAAGTCGCTCATCGACTACTCCGCGACCAAGGGCGCCGTCCACGCTTGGACCTACGCGATGGCCCAGGCACTGGCGGATCGCGGCGTCCGGATCAACTGCGTCGCGCCGGGGCCGGTCTGGACACCGCTGATCCCCTCGACGTTCCCGCCCGAGAAGGTCGAGAAGTTCGGCCTTCAGGTCCCGTTCGAGCGGGCCGCCCACCCCGACGACCTCGCACCTTCGTACGTCTTCTTGGCGTCCAACCGGCTTTCGTCGTACTACAGCGGCGAGGTCATCGCGGCGCTCGGCGGGGAGACGACACCCGGCTGA
- a CDS encoding FUSC family protein, giving the protein MTEARRRLMSPFAWASRAVRVPGEERRSLIQTTKAAAAAVIAWIVATSVLDLPQPFLAPYAAVFLVQATVYRSLRGWAQQVGAVSVGVLLAAGAGQFIPSVTVALGLVIFTGLLIGSWRGFGDSGVWVGITGMLLISYGNATEPVLLADRLLETALGAAIGAVLNAVILPPLHGERLREATGRLASAIADVLKETAALVRGGEPPEATDVLHDRMRDVRSLVAEAEEAIGWTQEGRYLNLRRRRETGEDALANLISLWPPLAQLIDAVTEASRSEQPFRHPGEYARGVVGDLLEALAEVARSGDPDKLDRCRTLVEEIDHLLVTPTDEVTTSIGLGAMALPARRLVQRLGAD; this is encoded by the coding sequence ATGACGGAGGCGCGGCGACGGTTGATGTCGCCGTTCGCCTGGGCAAGCCGGGCCGTCCGAGTCCCGGGCGAGGAACGGCGAAGCCTGATCCAGACCACGAAAGCCGCGGCCGCCGCGGTGATCGCGTGGATCGTCGCGACGTCGGTCCTCGACCTGCCACAGCCCTTTCTCGCGCCGTACGCGGCCGTTTTCCTGGTGCAGGCCACGGTTTACCGTTCCCTGCGCGGCTGGGCTCAGCAGGTCGGCGCGGTCAGTGTGGGAGTGCTGCTCGCGGCGGGCGCCGGCCAGTTCATCCCGTCGGTGACGGTGGCGCTCGGCCTGGTCATCTTCACCGGGTTGCTGATCGGCTCGTGGCGTGGTTTCGGCGACTCGGGGGTGTGGGTCGGGATCACCGGCATGCTGCTGATCTCCTACGGCAACGCGACCGAACCCGTCCTGCTCGCCGACAGGCTGCTCGAAACCGCGCTGGGCGCGGCGATCGGGGCGGTGCTGAACGCGGTGATCCTGCCGCCACTGCACGGGGAACGCCTGCGGGAGGCGACGGGACGCCTCGCCTCGGCCATCGCGGACGTCCTCAAGGAGACCGCGGCACTGGTCCGCGGCGGCGAACCGCCCGAGGCGACCGACGTTCTGCACGACCGGATGCGCGATGTCCGCAGCCTGGTCGCGGAGGCGGAGGAAGCGATCGGCTGGACCCAGGAGGGCCGGTACCTGAACCTCCGCAGACGGCGGGAGACCGGGGAAGACGCACTGGCGAATCTCATCTCCCTGTGGCCGCCGCTCGCCCAGTTGATCGACGCGGTGACCGAAGCCTCCCGGAGCGAGCAGCCGTTCCGGCATCCCGGCGAGTACGCGCGCGGAGTGGTCGGCGACCTGCTCGAAGCGCTCGCCGAAGTGGCGCGTTCGGGTGACCCGGACAAGCTCGATCGGTGCCGCACGCTGGTCGAAGAGATCGATCACCTGCTCGTCACCCCCACGGACGAGGTCACGACGTCGATCGGACTCGGGGCGATGGCGCTGCCCGCCCGGCGCCTGGTCCAGCGGCTCGGCGCCGATTAG
- a CDS encoding phosphate signaling complex PhoU family protein: MRERFQGELSVLGDLLSSMCGMACEELRLANRVFLDRDGAAVILLAGVETKLNAARTECEETAQKLLALQAPVAGDLRTVLAAVYCADRLERMGDLAQHIADQAAREPEFAVPGALTGHFREMAGLVCSMAEDLATGIEGPTAEVFHSLARTDQRVDALYEELMTLVTGPEWTDGVAPAISVALLARFYERFADQVVSVARRVDFALTGQLPESSVRDSSDGPVTAP, encoded by the coding sequence ATGAGAGAACGATTCCAAGGCGAGCTGAGCGTCCTCGGAGACCTCCTGTCGAGCATGTGCGGCATGGCGTGTGAGGAACTGCGCCTGGCCAACCGCGTCTTTCTCGACCGGGACGGCGCCGCCGTCATCCTGCTGGCGGGGGTGGAGACGAAGCTGAACGCGGCCCGGACCGAATGCGAGGAGACCGCGCAGAAGCTGCTCGCCCTGCAGGCTCCGGTCGCGGGGGATCTGCGGACCGTGCTCGCGGCGGTGTACTGCGCCGACCGGCTCGAGCGGATGGGCGACCTCGCCCAGCACATCGCCGACCAGGCCGCACGAGAGCCGGAATTCGCCGTGCCCGGGGCCCTCACCGGACACTTCCGTGAGATGGCCGGGCTGGTCTGCTCGATGGCGGAGGACCTCGCCACGGGAATCGAGGGACCGACGGCCGAGGTGTTCCACTCCTTGGCCAGGACCGATCAACGGGTCGACGCGTTGTACGAGGAGCTGATGACACTCGTCACCGGTCCGGAATGGACGGACGGTGTCGCACCCGCGATCTCGGTGGCGCTGCTGGCGCGGTTCTACGAGCGCTTCGCCGATCAGGTCGTCTCCGTGGCGCGGCGGGTGGATTTCGCGCTCACGGGACAGCTGCCCGAATCCTCGGTGCGGGACAGTTCCGACGGTCCGGTCACGGCTCCCTGA
- a CDS encoding flavodoxin family protein, whose translation MTQPLKALALVCSLKPSPAASSSALIARQVLDKMAERGVTGELVRVVDHDVKPGVEADMGDGDAWPAIRRKIDAADILLISTPTWVGHMSSVAQRVLERLDAELSETDDEGRPAMFAKIGVTAVVGNEDGAHKVTADLFQALNDTGFTVPAQGGTYWNGEAMKGGDYNDLDETPEAVESTNSTLARNAVHLANLLRENQYPAS comes from the coding sequence ATGACCCAGCCGTTGAAGGCCCTCGCCCTGGTGTGCTCGCTCAAACCGTCGCCCGCTGCTTCGAGCAGCGCCCTGATCGCCCGGCAGGTGCTGGACAAGATGGCGGAACGCGGTGTCACCGGCGAACTGGTGCGGGTCGTCGACCACGACGTCAAGCCCGGGGTGGAGGCCGACATGGGCGACGGCGACGCCTGGCCCGCGATCCGCCGCAAGATCGACGCCGCGGACATTCTGCTGATCTCCACGCCGACCTGGGTCGGCCACATGTCCAGTGTGGCCCAGCGTGTCCTGGAGCGGCTCGACGCCGAACTGTCCGAGACGGACGACGAGGGCAGGCCCGCGATGTTCGCCAAGATCGGGGTCACCGCCGTCGTAGGCAACGAAGACGGCGCCCACAAGGTCACCGCGGACCTGTTCCAGGCCCTCAACGACACCGGGTTCACGGTGCCCGCCCAGGGCGGGACCTACTGGAACGGCGAGGCCATGAAGGGCGGCGACTACAACGACCTCGACGAGACTCCGGAAGCGGTCGAATCGACCAACTCGACCCTGGCGCGCAACGCCGTCCATCTGGCGAACCTGCTGCGGGAGAATCAGTACCCCGCTTCGTGA
- a CDS encoding polysaccharide pyruvyl transferase family protein, with product MRALVIGWASLRHGEATPVDVLGMRRVDAALSLAEVPHDLAWGPSHRLEGLDYEEVDPARYSHVVFVSGAVRGRQVCEVHRRFAHCHRIAVGVSVADPGDDAVTGFDQVLARDHQGIATPDLSIDSPTDEVLVAGLILAREHTAVRSFVTKWVAGIDCGRVPLEPGLAFSDWERCATPDQFASILSHLDVVVTTRLDGLVLGLRAGVPVLAVDPVAGGGALTAQADALGWPALVPAEEAGETENLDSWWRWCSSVQGRAVAALRALPTDNVLMRDMVKAFKTGPVR from the coding sequence ATGCGTGCTTTGGTGATCGGATGGGCGAGTTTGCGTCACGGCGAGGCGACGCCCGTCGATGTACTCGGAATGCGGCGGGTCGACGCCGCGCTCTCGCTGGCCGAGGTGCCCCACGATCTCGCTTGGGGGCCGTCACACCGGCTGGAGGGGCTGGACTACGAGGAGGTGGACCCGGCGAGGTACAGCCATGTCGTGTTCGTCTCCGGCGCCGTGCGGGGAAGGCAGGTGTGCGAGGTGCACCGGCGGTTCGCGCACTGTCACCGGATCGCCGTCGGGGTTTCGGTGGCCGATCCGGGCGACGACGCGGTCACCGGGTTCGACCAGGTGCTCGCCCGTGACCATCAGGGGATCGCCACCCCCGACCTCTCGATCGACTCCCCGACCGACGAGGTGCTGGTGGCGGGCCTGATCCTCGCGCGGGAGCACACCGCCGTCCGGTCGTTCGTGACGAAGTGGGTCGCCGGGATCGATTGCGGGAGAGTGCCGCTCGAACCGGGTCTGGCGTTTTCGGACTGGGAACGCTGTGCGACGCCGGACCAGTTCGCGTCGATCCTGTCGCATCTGGACGTCGTGGTGACGACCCGGCTCGACGGGCTGGTGCTGGGCCTGAGGGCGGGTGTCCCCGTGCTGGCGGTGGATCCCGTCGCCGGTGGCGGCGCGCTGACGGCGCAGGCCGACGCGCTCGGCTGGCCGGCACTCGTCCCCGCCGAGGAGGCGGGGGAGACGGAGAACCTCGATTCGTGGTGGCGCTGGTGTTCTTCGGTGCAGGGCAGGGCGGTGGCCGCGCTGCGGGCGTTGCCGACCGACAACGTGCTGATGCGGGACATGGTGAAGGCGTTCAAGACCGGTCCGGTTCGGTAA